From Pseudomonas sp. StFLB209, a single genomic window includes:
- the atpD gene encoding F0F1 ATP synthase subunit beta, giving the protein MSSGRIVQIIGAVIDVEFPRDVVPSVYNALQVQGAETTLEVQQQLGDGVVRTIAMGSTEGLKRGLSVTDTGAAIAVPVGKATLGRIMDVLGNPIDEAGPIGEEERWGIHRAAPSFAEQAGGNDLLETGIKVIDLVCPFAKGGKVGLFGGAGVGKTVNMMELIRNIAIEHSGYSVFAGVGERTREGNDFYHEMKDSNVLDKVALVYGQMNEPPGNRLRVALTGLTMAEKFRDEGNDVLLFVDNIYRYTLAGTEVSALLGRMPSAVGYQPTLAEEMGVLQERITSTKQGSITSIQAVYVPADDLTDPSPATTFAHLDATVVLSRDIASLGIYPAVDPLDSTSRQLDPNVIGNEHYETARGVQYVLQRYKELKDIIAILGMDELSETDKQLVSRARKIQRFLSQPFFVAEVFTGSPGKYVSLKDTIAGFKGILNGDYDSLPEQAFYMVGSIEEAVEKAKKL; this is encoded by the coding sequence ATGAGTAGCGGACGTATCGTTCAAATCATCGGCGCCGTCATCGACGTGGAATTCCCACGTGACGTCGTACCGAGTGTTTACAACGCGCTGCAGGTTCAAGGCGCAGAAACCACCCTGGAAGTTCAGCAGCAGCTGGGCGACGGCGTGGTTCGTACCATTGCAATGGGTTCGACCGAAGGTCTGAAGCGCGGTCTGAGCGTTACCGACACTGGCGCAGCGATTGCTGTTCCGGTCGGCAAGGCGACTCTGGGCCGTATCATGGACGTTCTGGGCAACCCGATCGACGAAGCTGGCCCGATCGGTGAAGAAGAGCGCTGGGGTATCCACCGCGCCGCTCCTTCGTTCGCTGAACAGGCAGGCGGCAACGACCTGCTGGAAACAGGCATCAAGGTTATCGACCTGGTTTGCCCGTTCGCCAAGGGTGGTAAGGTTGGTCTGTTCGGTGGTGCCGGTGTCGGCAAGACCGTAAACATGATGGAACTGATCCGTAACATCGCCATCGAGCACAGCGGTTATTCCGTGTTCGCCGGTGTGGGTGAGCGTACTCGTGAGGGTAACGACTTCTACCACGAGATGAAGGACTCCAACGTTCTCGACAAAGTAGCACTGGTCTACGGTCAGATGAACGAGCCACCAGGAAACCGTCTGCGCGTTGCGCTGACCGGCCTGACCATGGCCGAGAAGTTCCGTGACGAAGGTAACGACGTTCTGCTGTTCGTCGACAACATCTATCGTTACACCCTGGCCGGTACCGAAGTATCCGCACTGCTGGGCCGTATGCCTTCGGCAGTAGGTTACCAGCCGACTCTGGCTGAAGAGATGGGCGTGCTGCAGGAGCGTATTACCTCCACCAAGCAAGGCTCGATCACTTCGATCCAGGCGGTATACGTACCTGCGGACGACCTGACTGACCCGTCGCCAGCCACCACCTTCGCCCACTTGGACGCCACCGTCGTACTGTCGCGTGACATCGCCTCCCTGGGTATCTACCCAGCGGTCGATCCACTGGACTCGACTTCGCGCCAGCTGGACCCGAACGTGATCGGCAACGAGCACTACGAGACCGCTCGCGGCGTTCAGTACGTGCTGCAGCGCTACAAAGAGCTCAAAGACATCATTGCGATTCTGGGCATGGACGAACTGTCCGAGACCGACAAGCAACTGGTATCGCGTGCTCGTAAGATCCAGCGCTTCCTGTCCCAGCCGTTCTTCGTAGCTGAAGTCTTCACCGGTTCTCCAGGCAAATACGTTTCCCTGAAAGACACCATTGCTGGCTTCAAAGGCATCCTCAACGGTGACTACGACAGCCTGCCAGAACAAGCGTTCTACATGGTTGGCAGCATCGAAGAAGCGGTCGAGAAAGCCAAGAAACTGTAA
- a CDS encoding F0F1 ATP synthase subunit epsilon → MAITVHCDIVSAEGEIFSGLVELVVAHGNLGDLGIAPGHAPLITNLKPGPITLTKQGGDREVFYISGGFLEVQPNMVKVLADTVQRAGDLDEASAQDAVKAAEKALNEKGADFDYSAASARLAEAAAQLRTVQQIRKKFGG, encoded by the coding sequence ATGGCTATTACAGTCCATTGCGATATCGTCAGCGCGGAAGGAGAGATTTTCTCCGGTCTGGTCGAGCTGGTAGTTGCGCACGGCAACCTGGGTGATCTTGGTATCGCCCCAGGCCACGCCCCGCTGATTACCAATCTCAAGCCGGGTCCGATCACGCTGACCAAGCAGGGCGGCGACCGTGAGGTGTTCTACATCTCCGGTGGTTTCCTCGAAGTGCAGCCGAACATGGTCAAGGTGCTTGCCGATACTGTGCAACGTGCTGGTGACCTGGATGAGGCTTCTGCTCAGGACGCCGTCAAGGCGGCCGAGAAGGCGCTGAACGAGAAAGGCGCGGACTTCGACTACAGTGCCGCTTCTGCTCGTCTGGCCGAGGCCGCAGCCCAGCTGCGTACCGTCCAGCAGATCCGCAAGAAGTTCGGTGGTTGA
- the atpG gene encoding F0F1 ATP synthase subunit gamma: MAGAKEIRSKIASIKSTQKITSAMEKVAVSKMRKAQLRMAASRPYAERIRQVIGHLANANPEYRHPFMVERPVKRAGYVVVSSDRGLCGGLNTNLFKALVKDMNATRGQGVEIDLCVIGSKGAAFFRSFGGNVVAAVSHLGEEPSINDLIGSVKVMLDAYLDGRIDRLSVVSNKFINTMTQQPTVEQLVPLVATPDQGLKHHWDYLYEPDAKELLDGLMVRYVESQVYQAVVENNAAEQAARMIAMKNATDNAGDLISDLQLIYNKARQAAITQEISEIVGGAAAV; this comes from the coding sequence ATGGCAGGCGCAAAAGAGATTCGCAGTAAGATTGCGAGCATTAAAAGCACGCAAAAAATTACCAGCGCCATGGAAAAAGTGGCGGTCAGCAAAATGCGCAAGGCTCAACTGCGCATGGCTGCTAGCCGTCCTTATGCGGAGCGTATCCGCCAGGTGATTGGTCATCTGGCCAACGCCAACCCGGAATATCGTCACCCGTTCATGGTCGAGCGCCCTGTCAAGCGTGCCGGCTATGTCGTTGTGAGCAGTGACCGTGGTTTGTGCGGTGGCTTGAACACCAACCTGTTCAAGGCTCTGGTCAAGGACATGAACGCCACTCGCGGGCAGGGCGTCGAAATCGACCTGTGCGTGATCGGCAGCAAGGGTGCGGCATTCTTCCGCAGCTTCGGCGGCAACGTCGTTGCAGCGGTCAGCCACCTGGGCGAAGAGCCATCGATCAATGATCTGATCGGCAGCGTCAAGGTCATGCTGGATGCCTACCTGGACGGTCGTATCGATCGCCTGTCCGTGGTGTCGAACAAGTTCATCAACACCATGACGCAACAGCCGACGGTCGAGCAACTGGTACCGTTGGTGGCAACCCCGGATCAAGGACTCAAGCACCACTGGGACTACCTCTACGAACCCGACGCCAAAGAGCTGCTGGACGGCTTGATGGTCCGTTACGTGGAGTCGCAGGTCTACCAGGCGGTGGTCGAGAACAATGCGGCTGAACAAGCTGCCCGGATGATCGCCATGAAAAACGCCACAGACAACGCCGGTGACCTGATCAGCGACCTCCAGCTGATCTACAACAAGGCACGTCAGGCTGCGATCACCCAGGAGATCTCGGAAATCGTCGGCGGCGCTGCCGCGGTTTAA
- the glmU gene encoding bifunctional UDP-N-acetylglucosamine diphosphorylase/glucosamine-1-phosphate N-acetyltransferase GlmU has protein sequence MSLDIVILAAGQGTRMRSALPKVLHPVAGNSMLGHVIHSARQLSPQGIHVVIGHGADAVRQHLAADDLNFVLQDKQLGTGHAVAQALPALSAETVLILYGDVPLIEVETLQRLLKQVTPAQLGLLTVNLDDPTGYGRIVRNEQGQVSAIVEHKDASEAQKAIKEGNTGILAVPGKRLADWLGRLSNNNAQGEYYLTDVIAMAVNDGLVVATEQPVDPMEVQGANDRKQLSELERHYQLRAARRLMAAGVTLRDPARFDVRGEVSVGRDVLIDINVILEGSVVIEDDVVIGPNCVIKDSTLRKGVIVKANSHIEGAVLGEGSDAGPFARLRPGSVLDARAHVGNFVELKNAKLGEGAKAGHLTYLGDAEIGARTNIGAGTITCNYDGANKHKTVLGEDVFIGSNNSLVAPVDISSGATTAAGSTITQNVPAEQLAVARARQRNIDGWKRPVKASKK, from the coding sequence ATGTCTCTCGATATCGTCATTCTCGCCGCAGGCCAGGGCACCCGCATGCGCTCGGCGCTGCCCAAGGTGCTGCATCCGGTAGCTGGCAACTCCATGCTTGGTCACGTTATCCACAGCGCGCGACAGTTATCCCCGCAGGGTATTCATGTAGTGATTGGCCACGGCGCCGATGCGGTACGTCAGCACCTGGCCGCCGATGATCTGAATTTCGTCCTGCAAGACAAACAACTGGGCACCGGCCACGCCGTGGCCCAGGCACTGCCGGCGCTGAGCGCCGAAACCGTGTTGATCCTCTACGGTGACGTACCGCTGATCGAAGTCGAAACCCTGCAACGTCTGCTCAAGCAGGTCACCCCGGCGCAACTGGGTCTGCTGACCGTCAACCTCGATGACCCGACCGGCTATGGCCGCATCGTGCGTAACGAACAGGGCCAGGTCAGCGCCATCGTCGAACACAAAGATGCCTCTGAAGCGCAGAAAGCGATCAAGGAAGGCAACACCGGCATTCTCGCTGTACCGGGCAAGCGCCTGGCCGACTGGCTGGGCCGACTGTCCAACAACAATGCGCAGGGCGAGTACTACCTGACCGACGTGATCGCCATGGCGGTCAACGATGGCCTGGTGGTTGCCACCGAACAACCGGTTGACCCGATGGAAGTGCAGGGCGCCAATGACCGCAAGCAGCTCTCGGAACTGGAGCGTCACTACCAGCTGCGCGCTGCCCGTCGTCTGATGGCTGCCGGCGTGACCCTGCGCGACCCGGCGCGCTTTGATGTGCGTGGTGAGGTCAGTGTCGGCCGCGATGTACTGATCGACATCAACGTGATTCTCGAAGGCAGCGTAGTCATTGAAGACGATGTGGTCATCGGCCCGAACTGCGTCATCAAGGACAGCACCCTGCGCAAGGGGGTGATCGTCAAAGCCAACAGCCACATTGAAGGTGCAGTATTGGGTGAGGGCAGCGATGCCGGTCCGTTCGCCCGCCTGCGTCCGGGCAGTGTGCTGGATGCCCGCGCCCATGTGGGTAACTTTGTCGAGCTGAAGAACGCCAAGCTGGGCGAGGGCGCCAAGGCCGGTCACCTGACCTATCTGGGCGACGCCGAGATCGGCGCGCGCACCAATATCGGTGCCGGGACCATCACCTGCAACTACGATGGCGCCAACAAGCACAAGACGGTACTGGGCGAAGACGTGTTCATCGGCTCGAACAACTCGCTGGTCGCCCCTGTGGATATCTCGTCGGGCGCCACCACCGCCGCCGGTTCGACCATCACCCAGAACGTGCCCGCCGAACAACTGGCTGTGGCGCGGGCGCGTCAGCGCAATATCGATGGCTGGAAACGCCCGGTCAAAGCCAGCAAAAAGTAA
- the atpA gene encoding F0F1 ATP synthase subunit alpha yields MQQLNPSEISEIIKGRIEKLDVSSQARNEGTVVSVSDGIVRIHGLADVMYGEMIEFPGGVYGMALNLEQDSVGAVVLGAYTTLAEGMSAKCTGRILEVPVGKELLGRVVDALGNPIDGKGPLNNTETDAVEKVAPGVIWRKSVDQPVQTGYKSVDAMIPVGRGQRELIIGDRQIGKTAMAIDAIINQKDSGIFCVYVAVGQKQSTIANVVRKLEENGALANTIIVAAGASESAALQFLAPYAGCTMGEFFRDRGEDALIVYDDLSKQAVAYRQISLLLRRPPGREAYPGDVFYLHSRLLERASRVSEEYVEKFTNGAVTGKTGSLTALPIIETQAGDVSAFVPTNVISITDGQIFLESAMFNSGIRPAVNAGVSVSRVGGAAQTKIIKKLSGGIRTALAQYRELAAFAQFASDLDEATRKQLEHGQRVTELMKQKQYAPMSIADMALSLYAAERGFLTDVEIAKIGSFEQALIAYFHRDHADLLAKINVKGDFNDEIDAGIKSGIEKFKATQTW; encoded by the coding sequence ATGCAGCAACTCAATCCTTCCGAAATTAGCGAAATCATCAAGGGCCGCATCGAAAAGCTCGATGTGTCCTCCCAAGCCCGTAACGAAGGCACTGTCGTCAGTGTGTCTGACGGTATCGTGCGGATTCACGGTCTGGCCGACGTCATGTACGGCGAAATGATCGAGTTCCCGGGCGGCGTCTACGGTATGGCACTGAACCTGGAGCAAGACTCCGTAGGTGCTGTAGTTCTGGGCGCGTACACCACTCTGGCTGAAGGCATGAGTGCCAAGTGCACCGGTCGCATCCTGGAAGTTCCGGTTGGTAAGGAACTGCTGGGTCGCGTTGTCGACGCACTGGGTAACCCGATCGACGGCAAAGGTCCGCTGAACAACACCGAGACCGACGCGGTCGAGAAAGTTGCTCCAGGCGTGATCTGGCGTAAGTCGGTAGACCAGCCTGTACAGACTGGCTACAAGTCGGTTGACGCCATGATCCCGGTCGGCCGTGGCCAGCGTGAGCTGATCATCGGTGACCGTCAGATCGGTAAAACCGCGATGGCGATCGACGCCATCATCAACCAGAAAGACAGCGGCATCTTCTGCGTCTACGTAGCGGTTGGTCAGAAGCAATCGACCATCGCCAACGTGGTTCGCAAGCTGGAAGAAAACGGCGCACTGGCCAACACCATCATCGTCGCCGCTGGCGCTTCGGAATCGGCTGCACTGCAGTTCCTGGCTCCGTACGCTGGTTGCACCATGGGTGAGTTCTTCCGCGACCGCGGTGAAGACGCCCTGATCGTCTACGATGACCTGTCCAAGCAAGCCGTTGCTTACCGTCAGATCTCCCTGCTGCTGCGCCGTCCACCAGGACGTGAAGCGTACCCAGGTGACGTGTTCTATCTCCACTCCCGTCTGCTGGAGCGTGCATCGCGCGTTTCCGAAGAGTACGTAGAGAAGTTCACCAACGGTGCAGTGACTGGCAAAACCGGTTCCCTGACCGCTCTGCCGATCATCGAAACCCAGGCTGGCGACGTTTCCGCGTTCGTTCCGACCAACGTGATTTCCATCACCGACGGTCAGATCTTCCTGGAATCGGCCATGTTCAACTCGGGCATCCGCCCGGCAGTGAACGCCGGTGTTTCGGTATCCCGCGTTGGTGGTGCCGCTCAGACCAAGATCATCAAGAAGCTCTCCGGTGGTATCCGTACCGCTCTGGCTCAGTACCGTGAACTGGCAGCATTCGCCCAGTTCGCTTCTGACCTGGACGAAGCCACCCGTAAGCAGCTTGAGCATGGTCAGCGCGTTACCGAGCTGATGAAGCAGAAGCAATACGCTCCAATGTCGATCGCTGACATGGCGCTGTCGCTGTACGCCGCTGAGCGTGGCTTCCTGACCGACGTGGAAATCGCCAAGATCGGCAGCTTCGAACAAGCTCTGATCGCCTACTTCCACCGCGATCACGCCGACCTGTTGGCGAAGATCAACGTGAAGGGTGATTTCAACGACGAAATCGACGCTGGCATCAAGTCCGGTATCGAGAAGTTCAAGGCCACCCAGACCTGGTAA
- a CDS encoding DeoR/GlpR family DNA-binding transcription regulator — MSKRNTPQRRHQILALLNEQGEVTVDDLAKRFETSEVTIRKDLTALESNGLLLRRYGGAVTLPQELITDQSQPVSRYKQAIARAAAECIREHARIVVDSGSTTAALIGELGAKPGLVVMTNSLNVARALTELEQEPVVLMTGGTWDPHSESFQGQVAEQVLRSYDFDQLFIGADGIDLQRGTTTFNELLGLSRVMAEVAREVVVMAEADKVGRKIPNLELPWSGIHTLITDERLPLEAREQIQARGITVICAAVS; from the coding sequence ATGTCGAAACGTAACACGCCGCAACGCCGCCATCAGATCCTCGCTTTGCTCAATGAGCAGGGCGAGGTCACTGTGGATGATCTGGCCAAGCGCTTCGAAACCTCAGAAGTTACGATTCGAAAGGATCTGACAGCGCTGGAGAGCAATGGCCTGCTGCTGCGCCGTTACGGTGGCGCGGTGACCCTGCCGCAGGAATTGATCACCGATCAAAGCCAGCCGGTATCACGTTATAAACAAGCCATCGCCCGTGCAGCGGCTGAGTGCATTCGTGAGCATGCGCGGATCGTGGTCGACAGCGGCAGCACCACCGCTGCGTTGATCGGCGAACTGGGGGCCAAGCCTGGCCTGGTGGTGATGACCAACTCCCTTAACGTCGCCCGTGCCCTGACCGAACTGGAGCAGGAACCGGTGGTACTGATGACCGGCGGCACCTGGGACCCGCATTCGGAGTCATTCCAGGGGCAGGTCGCCGAGCAGGTCCTGCGCTCTTACGACTTTGACCAGTTGTTCATCGGCGCCGATGGCATCGATTTGCAGCGCGGCACCACAACCTTCAACGAATTGCTGGGTCTGAGCCGGGTCATGGCCGAGGTCGCCCGCGAAGTCGTGGTCATGGCCGAGGCCGACAAGGTTGGCCGCAAAATTCCCAATCTGGAACTGCCCTGGAGCGGTATCCATACCCTTATTACCGATGAACGCCTGCCCCTTGAGGCACGCGAACAGATACAGGCTCGTGGCATCACTGTCATTTGCGCCGCTGTCAGCTAG
- the glmS gene encoding glutamine--fructose-6-phosphate transaminase (isomerizing) has protein sequence MCGIVGAVAERNITAILVEGLKRLEYRGYDSAGVAVFSNDGQLERRRRVGKVSELEQALSAEPLAGRLGIAHTRWATHGAPTEHNAHPHFSAHDLAVVHNGIIENHEALREQLQGLGYVFCSDTDTETIVHLLHHTLKSIPELSDALKAVIKQLHGAYGLAVISASQPDRILAARSGSPLVIGLGLGENFLASDQLALRQVTDRFVYLEEGDIAEIRRDSVQIWSVDGQPVTREVVQYHEGAEAADKGEYRHFMLKEIHEQPKVVQRTLEGRLGQQQVLVHAFGPQAAELFAKVRNVQIVACGTSYHAGMVARYWLEGLAGIPCQVEVASEFRYRKVVVQPDTLFVTISQSGETADTLAALRNAKELGFLASLAICNVGTSSLVRESDLTLLTQAGPEIGVASTKAFTTQLVALLLLTLSLGQVKGSLQAGVEAELVEELRRLPVRLGEALAMDSIVDKVAELFAEKHHTLFLGRGAQFPVAMEGALKLKEISYIHAEAYPAGELKHGPLALVDADMPVVTVAPNNELLEKLKSNLQEVRARGGELIVFADEKAGLKSGEGIHVIGMPHISDTLAPILYTLPLQLLSYYVAVLKGTDVDQPRNLAKSVTVE, from the coding sequence ATGTGCGGAATCGTTGGCGCCGTTGCCGAACGTAATATCACGGCCATCCTCGTCGAAGGCCTCAAGCGTCTGGAGTACCGTGGCTATGACAGCGCGGGCGTGGCTGTTTTCAGCAACGACGGCCAGCTTGAGCGCCGCCGCCGGGTCGGTAAGGTCAGCGAACTGGAACAGGCCCTGTCCGCCGAACCGCTGGCTGGCCGTCTGGGCATTGCCCACACCCGCTGGGCGACCCATGGCGCGCCGACCGAACACAACGCCCACCCGCACTTTTCCGCACATGACCTCGCAGTTGTCCACAACGGCATCATCGAGAACCACGAAGCCCTGCGCGAGCAGCTTCAGGGCCTGGGCTATGTGTTCTGCTCCGACACCGACACTGAAACCATCGTCCACTTGCTGCACCACACCCTCAAAAGCATTCCGGAACTGTCCGATGCGCTCAAGGCGGTAATCAAGCAACTGCACGGTGCCTATGGCCTGGCGGTGATCAGCGCCAGCCAGCCGGACCGTATCCTGGCTGCGCGCAGCGGCAGCCCGCTGGTGATCGGTCTGGGTCTGGGCGAGAACTTCCTGGCCTCCGACCAATTGGCACTGCGCCAGGTCACCGACCGCTTCGTCTACCTGGAAGAAGGCGATATCGCTGAGATTCGCCGCGACAGCGTGCAGATCTGGTCGGTAGACGGCCAGCCGGTGACCCGTGAAGTGGTGCAGTACCACGAGGGCGCAGAAGCCGCTGACAAAGGTGAGTATCGCCACTTCATGCTCAAGGAAATCCACGAGCAGCCCAAGGTCGTACAGCGCACCCTGGAAGGCCGTCTGGGTCAGCAACAGGTGCTGGTCCACGCGTTCGGCCCACAGGCTGCCGAGTTGTTCGCCAAGGTGCGTAACGTGCAAATCGTTGCGTGTGGCACCAGCTACCACGCCGGCATGGTCGCCCGTTACTGGCTTGAAGGTCTGGCGGGTATTCCATGCCAGGTCGAAGTCGCCAGCGAATTCCGCTACCGCAAGGTGGTGGTGCAGCCTGACACCTTGTTCGTGACCATCTCCCAGTCCGGCGAAACCGCCGACACCCTGGCGGCCCTGCGCAACGCCAAGGAATTGGGCTTTCTGGCCAGCCTGGCGATCTGTAACGTCGGCACCAGCTCGCTGGTACGCGAATCAGACCTGACCCTGCTGACCCAGGCCGGCCCGGAAATCGGCGTGGCCTCCACCAAAGCCTTCACCACCCAACTGGTTGCGCTGCTGCTGCTGACCCTGTCGCTGGGTCAAGTCAAAGGCAGCCTGCAAGCCGGTGTCGAAGCCGAACTGGTCGAAGAACTGCGCCGCCTGCCGGTGCGCCTGGGCGAAGCCCTGGCCATGGACAGCATTGTGGATAAAGTCGCCGAACTGTTCGCCGAGAAGCACCACACCCTGTTCCTCGGCCGGGGCGCGCAATTCCCGGTGGCGATGGAAGGTGCGCTCAAACTCAAGGAAATCTCCTACATCCACGCTGAGGCCTACCCGGCCGGTGAACTCAAACACGGCCCGCTGGCACTGGTCGACGCCGACATGCCGGTGGTCACCGTGGCGCCGAACAACGAACTGCTGGAAAAGCTCAAATCCAACCTGCAGGAAGTCCGCGCCCGTGGTGGTGAGCTGATTGTGTTTGCCGACGAGAAGGCTGGCTTGAAGAGCGGCGAAGGCATCCACGTGATCGGCATGCCGCACATCAGCGACACCCTGGCGCCGATCCTCTACACCTTGCCGCTGCAACTGCTGTCGTATTACGTGGCGGTGTTGAAGGGCACCGATGTGGATCAGCCGCGTAACTTGGCGAAGTCGGTGACTGTGGAATAG